Proteins from one Pseudoliparis swirei isolate HS2019 ecotype Mariana Trench chromosome 22, NWPU_hadal_v1, whole genome shotgun sequence genomic window:
- the irx1a gene encoding iroquois-class homeodomain protein IRX-1a, with translation MSFPQLGYPQYLSASQAVYGSERPGVLTPSSRGGSTEIGGSPSATAAAVSSVLGMYANPYAHNYSAFLPYTSADLALFSQMGSQYELKDSPGVHPASFAAHASQAFYQYGQFQYGDPARPKNATRESTSTLKAWLNEHRKNPYPTKGEKIMLAIITKMTLTQVSTWFANARRRLKKENKVTWGSRSKEDGEDGNLFGSGDEGEKNEDEEEIDLESIDIDKIDDNDGDQSNEDDDDRSTEGSRDHRGSVGAGGELDSLEKRRAFALQAHEAFDKSKSTISVHPGSKENSDGNNNNNTTRVLSPDRVGSFPLPSNNKPKIWSLAETATSPDSSSQKPTSPCGPGATTLPSAPHHQIQTHPAFLPSHGLYTCQIGKFHNWTNGAFLGQNSLLNVRSFLGVNQHHHYHHLQAQQQQQQPTSVVVSPLAAAAALSNNSKAPPETHSPKHIEHENGVRSDSPPTQILKSSFRPIHDRSSLPSSARSPQDATQRVLTALSSA, from the exons ATGTCTTTCCCGCAGCTCGGCTACCCGCAGTACTTAAGTGCCTCCCAGGCGGTGTACGGGAGCGAGAGACCGGGAGTGCTTACGCCTTCGTCCCGGGGAGGGAGCACAGAAATCGGGGGAAGCCCGTCCGCCACCGCAGCAGCGGTGTCATCGGTGTTGGGCATGTACGCCAACCCGTACGCACACAACTACAGCGCTTTCTTACCTTACACCAGCGCGGACTTGGCTCTTTTCTCACAAATG GGGTCCCAGTACGAACTGAAGGACAGTCCCGGCGTCCATCCTGCCAGCTTTGCCGCCCACGCGTCTCAGGCCTTCTACCAGTACGGCCAGTTCCAGTACGGGGACCCGGCCAGGCCCAAGAACGCCACCCGGGAGAGCACCAGCACCTTGAAAGCCTGGCTCAACGAGCACAGGAAGAACCCGTACCCGACCAAGGGGGAGAAGATCATGCTCGCCATAATCACCAAGATGACGCTGACGCAGGTCTCCACATGGTTCGCTAACGCCAGGAGGAGGctcaagaaggagaacaaggTGACCTGGGGAAGCAGGAGCAAAGAGGACGGGGAGGACGGCAACTTGTTCGGCAGCGGCGACGAGGGGGAGAAGaacgaagacgaggaggagattgATTTGGAGAGCATAGACATAGACAAGATCGACGACAACGACGGGGATCAGAGCAacgaggacgacgacgacagATCCACGGAGGGCAGCAGGGACCACAGGGGCAGCGTGGGCGCTGGGGGGGAGTTGGACAGCTTGGAGAAGAGACGGGCCTTCGCCCTGCAGGCCCACGAGGCCTTTGACAAATCGAAGAGCACAATTTCGGTTCACCCGGGGAGTAAGGAGAACTCggacggcaacaacaacaacaacaccacgcgggTGCTGTCCCCGGATCGGGTCGGGAGCTTTCCTCTCCCGTCTAACAATAAGCCCAAAATATGGTCTTTAGCAGAGACCGCGACGAGCCCCGATAGTTCTTCCCAGAAACCCACGTCCCCCTGTGGGCCCGGGGCCACCACGCTCCCATCAGCACCCCACCACCAGATCCAGACCCACCCGGCCTTCCTCCCCAGTCATGGACTGTACACTTGCCAGATTGGAAAGTTCCACAACTGGACAAATGGGGCTTTCCTGGGTCAGAACTCCCTCCTCAACGTGAGGTCGTTTCTGGGAGTAAACCAGCACCATCACTACCACCACCTGcaggcccagcagcagcagcagcagccgacaTCAGTGGTGGTGTCGCCATTAGCGGCCGCGGCAGCACTCAGCAATAACAGCAAGGCCCCACCAGAGACCCACAGTCCCAAGCACATAG AACATGAAAACGGTGTACGGTCCGATTCACCTCCAACACAGATTCTGAAGTCTTCCTTTCGACCCATCcatgacag ATCCTCTCTGCCTTCCAGCGCCAGGAGTCCGCAAGACGCCACGCAACGAGTCCTCACGGCTCTCTCCTCGGCTTGA